A window of the Lagopus muta isolate bLagMut1 chromosome 1, bLagMut1 primary, whole genome shotgun sequence genome harbors these coding sequences:
- the GUCY2C gene encoding guanylyl cyclase C isoform X1, whose product MKQRMLGLALWLLFLFLQLVQQVGSSRCSDNNYMINVMLMPDSDFPSTSENLTSAVEEALSTVQNELETEGIKVTVNATFHHFRSSLYVSQGCRTSTCEGVELIKQIFDNGTLGCAVIGPACTYATYQMVSVDTILSLPLISVGSFGLSCDYKENLTRLLTPARKVNDFFYYFWNEIQQPFKTSTWESVYIYKKNENSEQCLWYMNALDAGVTQFSERLKFKDTVRTQDQFRKLVKNSKRKSNVIIMCGTPADISQDLGTETVDKDIVIILIDLFKNTYFRNTTSARYMQNVLVLTLPPANNNFSTRIADTSLLEDDFVIGYYNAVLLFGHILKKFIFSQSPVLPLSFINEFRNITFEGAQGPVTLDAFGDIDNNLTLLYTTQSASDPQYRVLMYFNTQENKTYVVSTSPDFIWKSHRLPSDIPSTGPHILTIAVFTLAGIVILVLIISLLVLRKYRRDNERRRKKWSHISPEKILPLETSETNHVSLKIDEDKRRDTSQRLRQGKYDKKVVILKDLKNNDGNFTEKQKIELNKLLQIDYYNLTKFYGTVKMDTMIFAVIEYCERGSLRDVLNDKISYPDGTFMDWEFKISVMYDIAKGMSYLHSSKTEVHGRLKSTNCVVDNRMVVKITDFGCNSILPQRKDLWTAPEHLRHADVSQKGDVYSYGIIAQEIILRKETFYTRHCQDTKEKLYRVENDKGVKPFRPDLSLETVGEREMEVYTLVKNCWEEDPEKRPDFKKIENILAKIFSNYHGQTNESYMDTLIRRLQLYSRNLEHLVEERTELYKAERDRADRLNFMLLPRPVVKSLKETGLVEPELFEEVTIYFSDIVGFTTLCKYSTPMEVVDMLNDIYKNFDHILDHHDVYKVETIGDAYMVVSGLPKRNGNRHAVDISMMALDILSFIGSFELRHLPGLPVWIRIGIHSGPCAAGVVGIKMPRYCLFGDTVNTASRMESTGLPLRIHVSGSTVAILKRTDCRFQYEMRGETYLKGRGTEITYWLTGTEDKEYNLPTPPSVENQQQLKNDIAEMITKILQKRETEGFRTREIKRVASYRTGTLEYLQLASTDNSATYL is encoded by the exons ATGAAGCAACGGATGTTGGGTCTGGCCCTTTGgcttttattcctctttctgCAGCTGGTGCAGCAAGTTGGTTCAAGTAGGTGTAGCGACAACAATTACATGATCAATGTGATGCTCATGCCTGACTCGGACTTCCCATCAACTTCTGAAAATTTGACATCAGCTGTGGAGGAAGCCTTGTCAACAGTACAAAATGAATTAGAGACAGAAG GAATAAAGGTTACAGTCAATGCCACCTTCCACCACTTCAGATCATCTCTCTATGTCTCACAAGGCTGTCGCACCAGCACCTGTGAAGGTGTAGAGCTCATCAAGCAAATTTTT GATAATGGCACTCTTGGCTGTGCTGTCATAGGACCTGCTTGCACTTACGCTACCTACCAGATGGTCTC AGTTGACACAATACTGAGCCTGCCTCTGATCTCTGTAGGGAGTTTTGGACTGTCCTGTGACTACAAAGAAAACCTAACCCGTCTTCTGACCCCAGCTAGGAAAGTGAATGACTTCTTCTATTATTTTTGGAATGAAATCCAGCAGCCGTTCAAAACTAGCACTTGGGAATCTGTCTACATTTACAAGAAGAATGAGAACTCGGAGCAATGCCTCTG GTACATGAATGCATTAGATGCTGGAGTCACACAATTCTCTGAAAGACTGAAGTTCAAGGACACTGTGAGGACACAAGATCAGTTCAGAAAACTTGTGAAAAATTCCAAACGGAAAAGCAATG TGATCATCATGTGTGGCACTCCAGCTGACATCAGCCAAGACCTAGGGACGGAGACAGTGGATAAGGACATTGTTATCATCCTGATAGATCTCTTCAA gAACACATATTTCAGGAATACTACCTCAGCCCGTTACATGCAGAATGTACTCGTCCTGACTCTACCACCAGCTAATAACAACTTCAGCACAAGGATTGCTGACACCAGCCTG CTGGAAGATGACTTTGTTATTGGCTATTATAATGCAGTCTTGCTGTTTGGACATATTCTGAAGAAATTTATCTTCTCCCAAAGCCCTGTGTTACCTCTCAGTTTCATCAATGAATTCCGAAATATCACTTTTGAAG GTGCACAGGGTCCTGTGACTCTAGATGCATTCGGAGATATTGATAACAATTTGACCCTGCTGTACACGACACAGTCTGCAAGTGAT CCACAGTACAGAGTTCTGATGTATTTCAACACTCAGGAGAACAAGACGTATGTGGTATCTACCAGTCCGGATTTCATCTGGAAGAGCCACAGGCTGCCTAGTGATATTCCAAGCACTG gcCCACACATACTGACTATTGCTGTCTTCACACTCGCAGGAATTGTGATTCTGGTTCTGATCATCTCTTTGCTTGTCCTAAG GAAGTACAGGAGAGATAATGAGCGTCGGCGGAAGAAATGGTCCCATATATCACCTGAGAAAATCTTGCCTCTGGAGACCAGCGAGACAAACCATGTCAGTCTGAAG ATTGATGAAGATAAGAGACGTGACACCTCCCAGAGACTGCGCCAGGGCAAATATGACAAGAAG gtgGTGATCCTGAAGGATCTCAAAAACAATGATGGTAATttcacagagaagcaaaaaatagAACTGAACAAG CTCCTGCAGATTGATTATTACAACCTGACCAAGTTCTATGGCACAGTGAAGATGGACACCATGATCTTTGCAGTGATTGAGTACTGCGAAAGAGGTTCCCTGCGG gaTGTTTTAAATGATAAGATCTCCTACCCTGATGGCACATTCATGGACTGGGAATTTAAAATCTCTGTCATGTACGATATTGCTAAG GGAATGTCTTACCTGCACTCAAGCAAAACAGAAGTCCATGGTCGGCTCAAATCCACGAACTGTGTGGTGGACAATCGCATGGTTGTGAAGATCACTGATTTTGGATGTAATTCAATTCTGCCTCAAAGGAAAG ACCTGTGGACGGCTCCTGAGCATCTCCGTCATGCTGATGTATCTCAGAAGGGTGATGTGTACAGCTATGGGATCATTGCCCAGGAGATCATCCTACGCAAAGAGACCTTCTACACCAGACACTGCCAAGACACCAAAG agaaactTTACAGAGTGGAGAATGACAAAGGTGTGAAGCCTTTCCGACCAGACCTATCCTTAGAAACagtgggagaaagagagatGGAA gtATACACACTAGTGAAGAACTGCTGGGAGGAAGACCCAGAGAAAAGACCTGACTTTAAGAAAATTGAGAATATTCTGGCTAAAATATTCAG TAATTACCATGGCCAGACCAATGAAAGCTACATGGATACCCTGATTCGACGTCTGCAGCTGTATTCCCGGAATctggagcacctggtggaggAGAGGACAGAGCTCTATAAAGCAGAGCGAGACAGAGCAGACAGGCTTAATTTCATGTTACTTCCAAG GCCAGTAGTAAAATCTTTGAAGGAGACTGGCCTGGTAGAGCCAGAGTTATTTGAAGAAGTCACTATCTACTTCAGTGACATTGTTGGCTTCACCACACTCTGCAAATACAGCACCCCTATGGAGGTAGTAGACATGCTGAATGACATCTACAAGAACTTTGATCACATTCTTGACCATCATGATGTTTACAAG GTAGAGACCATTGGCGACGCTTACATGGTGGTGAGTGGTTTACCAAAGAGGAATGGCAACCGACATGCAGTAGACATCTCCATGATGGCTCTGGACATCCTTAGCTTCATAGGATCCTTTGAGCTCCGACACCTTCCTGGTCTGCCTGTTTGGATTCGCATTGGAATTCACTCTG GTCCATGTGCGGCTGGTGTGGTAGGAATAAAAATGCCTCGTTACTGTTTGTTTGGAGATACGGTAAACACAGCTTCACGGATGGAATCCACTGGCTTGC CTTTAAGGATTCATGTAAGTGGTTCCACGGTTGCCATCCTGAAAAGAACAGACTGTCGATTCCAGTATGAAATGAGAGGAGAAACATACTTGAAG GGCAGAGGGACTGAGATTACATACTGGCTGACGGGTACTGAAGACAAGGAATATAATCTCCCAACACCTCCTTCAGT
- the GUCY2C gene encoding guanylyl cyclase C isoform X2 encodes MNALDAGVTQFSERLKFKDTVRTQDQFRKLVKNSKRKSNVIIMCGTPADISQDLGTETVDKDIVIILIDLFKNTYFRNTTSARYMQNVLVLTLPPANNNFSTRIADTSLLEDDFVIGYYNAVLLFGHILKKFIFSQSPVLPLSFINEFRNITFEGAQGPVTLDAFGDIDNNLTLLYTTQSASDPQYRVLMYFNTQENKTYVVSTSPDFIWKSHRLPSDIPSTGPHILTIAVFTLAGIVILVLIISLLVLRKYRRDNERRRKKWSHISPEKILPLETSETNHVSLKIDEDKRRDTSQRLRQGKYDKKVVILKDLKNNDGNFTEKQKIELNKLLQIDYYNLTKFYGTVKMDTMIFAVIEYCERGSLRDVLNDKISYPDGTFMDWEFKISVMYDIAKGMSYLHSSKTEVHGRLKSTNCVVDNRMVVKITDFGCNSILPQRKDLWTAPEHLRHADVSQKGDVYSYGIIAQEIILRKETFYTRHCQDTKEKLYRVENDKGVKPFRPDLSLETVGEREMEVYTLVKNCWEEDPEKRPDFKKIENILAKIFSNYHGQTNESYMDTLIRRLQLYSRNLEHLVEERTELYKAERDRADRLNFMLLPRPVVKSLKETGLVEPELFEEVTIYFSDIVGFTTLCKYSTPMEVVDMLNDIYKNFDHILDHHDVYKVETIGDAYMVVSGLPKRNGNRHAVDISMMALDILSFIGSFELRHLPGLPVWIRIGIHSGPCAAGVVGIKMPRYCLFGDTVNTASRMESTGLPLRIHVSGSTVAILKRTDCRFQYEMRGETYLKGRGTEITYWLTGTEDKEYNLPTPPSVENQQQLKNDIAEMITKILQKRETEGFRTREIKRVASYRTGTLEYLQLASTDNSATYL; translated from the exons ATGAATGCATTAGATGCTGGAGTCACACAATTCTCTGAAAGACTGAAGTTCAAGGACACTGTGAGGACACAAGATCAGTTCAGAAAACTTGTGAAAAATTCCAAACGGAAAAGCAATG TGATCATCATGTGTGGCACTCCAGCTGACATCAGCCAAGACCTAGGGACGGAGACAGTGGATAAGGACATTGTTATCATCCTGATAGATCTCTTCAA gAACACATATTTCAGGAATACTACCTCAGCCCGTTACATGCAGAATGTACTCGTCCTGACTCTACCACCAGCTAATAACAACTTCAGCACAAGGATTGCTGACACCAGCCTG CTGGAAGATGACTTTGTTATTGGCTATTATAATGCAGTCTTGCTGTTTGGACATATTCTGAAGAAATTTATCTTCTCCCAAAGCCCTGTGTTACCTCTCAGTTTCATCAATGAATTCCGAAATATCACTTTTGAAG GTGCACAGGGTCCTGTGACTCTAGATGCATTCGGAGATATTGATAACAATTTGACCCTGCTGTACACGACACAGTCTGCAAGTGAT CCACAGTACAGAGTTCTGATGTATTTCAACACTCAGGAGAACAAGACGTATGTGGTATCTACCAGTCCGGATTTCATCTGGAAGAGCCACAGGCTGCCTAGTGATATTCCAAGCACTG gcCCACACATACTGACTATTGCTGTCTTCACACTCGCAGGAATTGTGATTCTGGTTCTGATCATCTCTTTGCTTGTCCTAAG GAAGTACAGGAGAGATAATGAGCGTCGGCGGAAGAAATGGTCCCATATATCACCTGAGAAAATCTTGCCTCTGGAGACCAGCGAGACAAACCATGTCAGTCTGAAG ATTGATGAAGATAAGAGACGTGACACCTCCCAGAGACTGCGCCAGGGCAAATATGACAAGAAG gtgGTGATCCTGAAGGATCTCAAAAACAATGATGGTAATttcacagagaagcaaaaaatagAACTGAACAAG CTCCTGCAGATTGATTATTACAACCTGACCAAGTTCTATGGCACAGTGAAGATGGACACCATGATCTTTGCAGTGATTGAGTACTGCGAAAGAGGTTCCCTGCGG gaTGTTTTAAATGATAAGATCTCCTACCCTGATGGCACATTCATGGACTGGGAATTTAAAATCTCTGTCATGTACGATATTGCTAAG GGAATGTCTTACCTGCACTCAAGCAAAACAGAAGTCCATGGTCGGCTCAAATCCACGAACTGTGTGGTGGACAATCGCATGGTTGTGAAGATCACTGATTTTGGATGTAATTCAATTCTGCCTCAAAGGAAAG ACCTGTGGACGGCTCCTGAGCATCTCCGTCATGCTGATGTATCTCAGAAGGGTGATGTGTACAGCTATGGGATCATTGCCCAGGAGATCATCCTACGCAAAGAGACCTTCTACACCAGACACTGCCAAGACACCAAAG agaaactTTACAGAGTGGAGAATGACAAAGGTGTGAAGCCTTTCCGACCAGACCTATCCTTAGAAACagtgggagaaagagagatGGAA gtATACACACTAGTGAAGAACTGCTGGGAGGAAGACCCAGAGAAAAGACCTGACTTTAAGAAAATTGAGAATATTCTGGCTAAAATATTCAG TAATTACCATGGCCAGACCAATGAAAGCTACATGGATACCCTGATTCGACGTCTGCAGCTGTATTCCCGGAATctggagcacctggtggaggAGAGGACAGAGCTCTATAAAGCAGAGCGAGACAGAGCAGACAGGCTTAATTTCATGTTACTTCCAAG GCCAGTAGTAAAATCTTTGAAGGAGACTGGCCTGGTAGAGCCAGAGTTATTTGAAGAAGTCACTATCTACTTCAGTGACATTGTTGGCTTCACCACACTCTGCAAATACAGCACCCCTATGGAGGTAGTAGACATGCTGAATGACATCTACAAGAACTTTGATCACATTCTTGACCATCATGATGTTTACAAG GTAGAGACCATTGGCGACGCTTACATGGTGGTGAGTGGTTTACCAAAGAGGAATGGCAACCGACATGCAGTAGACATCTCCATGATGGCTCTGGACATCCTTAGCTTCATAGGATCCTTTGAGCTCCGACACCTTCCTGGTCTGCCTGTTTGGATTCGCATTGGAATTCACTCTG GTCCATGTGCGGCTGGTGTGGTAGGAATAAAAATGCCTCGTTACTGTTTGTTTGGAGATACGGTAAACACAGCTTCACGGATGGAATCCACTGGCTTGC CTTTAAGGATTCATGTAAGTGGTTCCACGGTTGCCATCCTGAAAAGAACAGACTGTCGATTCCAGTATGAAATGAGAGGAGAAACATACTTGAAG GGCAGAGGGACTGAGATTACATACTGGCTGACGGGTACTGAAGACAAGGAATATAATCTCCCAACACCTCCTTCAGT